The window TTCTGGGCAAGCACAGGCGAAGCACGTTGGCTGAGCTTGACGATGCCGAGTTTCTGGGCAAGCACAGGCGAAGCACGTTGGCTGAGCTTGTCGAAGCCAGCATATCACGCCAGCCACAAGGCTATTTCTTTTTCGCGGCGATTCACCAGGCCGGGAATGACTTTGTTTGCGCCATAAACCCAGCGCCGCAGTTGCGCCGGCACTTCTTGATAGAGCCCCTGATTGAGCAATTTGAGCAGCGTGCTGTTTGTGAACGCGGTCGAGCCGACATTGAATGAAAAGGAGACCAAGGCATCGAATTGATTCTGATTGAGCGGCACAACCACCGCGCCGGTGATCGTGTTTTCGAACTCGATCAGGTCTTGTTCGAGCAAATCAATGGCTTGCTGCGCCGTCAAGCCGTTGCGATGATCGAGCGCAACGCCCTTGATATACAGTTTGCCGG of the Cytophagia bacterium CHB2 genome contains:
- a CDS encoding lysozyme, with product MSERGKRLLAEWEGSKPHVYLDVKGLPTIGVGHLLTKDELTSGKLYIKGVALDHRNGLTAQQAIDLLEQDLIEFENTITGAVVVPLNQNQFDALVSFSFNVGSTAFTNSTLLKLLNQGLYQEVPAQLRRWVYGANKVIPGLVNRREKEIALWLA